A stretch of the Lactuca sativa cultivar Salinas chromosome 9, Lsat_Salinas_v11, whole genome shotgun sequence genome encodes the following:
- the LOC111882715 gene encoding UDP-glucosyltransferase 29, whose protein sequence is MTMNRYERKQTVLMFPWLGHGHISPFLELAKKLSNTNLFNIHLCSTPANLKSIKTSPAAIQFIELNLPSLPELPPDLHTTNGLPSHLMPLLKKAFDVATDEFSGILKTLKPDLLIYDIIQPWAPVAASALSIPSVVFITTSVAATMVHFHLSNHPGIALPFSNIYYRSYEYGKVVKGLEDMRKDEDFVMECVNRSSDMVLVKSFKEIEGKYSDYLSVLTDKRIVPVGPLVAEPVEEEEDEKQNSVMQWLETKAAGSTVFVSFGSEYFLSDDDLEEIAYGLEISDVNFIWVLRFPKVERKLSLSEALPLGFLERVKDKSLVIEGWAPQGKILGHKNIGGFVSHCGWSSAIEAMKFGVPVIAMPMHLDQPINARLVEEVGIGMEVVRDENGRLSREKMAAVVRNVVVSKLGEVVREKAKQMSSVLSMKGEEEIESAAMELLQLCSRGGGGGAGPSETNEAIEIGEV, encoded by the coding sequence ATGACGATGAACAGATATGAACGAAAGCAAACCGTTTTGATGTTCCCATGGTTAGGCCATGGTCATATTTCTCCTTTCCTAGAACTAGCCAAAAAACTAAGCAACACCAACCTCTTTAACATCCACCTATGTTCGACTCCTGCAAATCTCAAATCAATCAAGACTTCACCAGCTGCAATTCAGTTCATAGAGCTTAACCTTCCGTCTCTACCGGAGCTACCACCAGATCTTCACACCACCAATGGCCTCCCATCTCATCTTATGCCTCTTCTCAAGAAAGCTTTTGACGTGGCAACTGATGAGTTTTCAGGTatcttgaaaaccctaaaacctGATTTGTTGATTTACGATATCATTCAACCATGGGCTCCGGTGGCTGCCTCCGCCCTTTCAATCCCTTCCGTGGTGTTCATCACCACGAGTGTTGCTGCCACCATGGTTCATTTTCATTTGAGCAACCACCCTGGTATTGCGCTTCCCTTCTCGAACATCTACTATCGTAGCTACGAGTATGGAAAGGTTGTTAAAGGCTTAGAGGATATGCGTAAAGATGAAGACTTTGTAATGGAGTGTGTAAATCGATCTTCCGATATGGTTCTTGTAAAATCTTTCAAGGAGATTGAAGGTAAGTACAGTGATTACCTTTCTGTTCTTACTGATAAAAGGATTGTGCCAGTAGGTCCACTTGTTGCAGAAcctgtagaagaagaagaagacgagaAACAAAACAGTGTGATGCAGTGGCTTGAAACAAAAGCTGCTGGATCTACTGTTTTTGTTTCTTTCGGGAGCGAATATTTTCTTTCTGATGATGATTTGGAAGAAATTGCATATGGGTTAGAAATAAGCGATGTGAATTTCATCTGGGTTTTAAGGTTTCCAAAAGTTGAAAGAAAACTTAGCCTTTCAGAAGCTTTGCCATTAGGGTTTCTTGAAAGGGTGAAGGATAAGAGTTTAGTGATTGAAGGGTGGGCGCCACAAGGAAAAATATTAGGGCACAAAAACATTGGTGGATTTGTGAGTCACTGTGGATGGAGTTCAGCGATAGAAGCTATGAAGTTTGGTGTTCCAGTAATAGCCATGCCAATGCATCTTGATCAGCCGATCAACGCTCGTTTGGTGGAGGAGGTTGGGATTGGAATGGAGGTGGTGAGGGATGAAAATGGGCGGCTCAGTCGGGAGAAGATGGCGGCGGTTGTTCGGAACGTGGTCGTTAGTAAGTTAGGGGAGGTGGTGAGGGAAAAAGCTAAGCAAATGAGTTCTGTTTTGAGTATGAAAGGCGAGGAGGAGATCGAGTCGGCGGCGATGGAGCTACTGCAGTTGTGCAgccgtggtggtggtggtggtgctggACCCAGTGAAACTAACGAAGCCATTGAAATTGGTGAAGTTTAA